The nucleotide sequence CAGGATGGCCAAGGACCTCGACCGCCCGGCTCGGCCGGGAAGCGTGGACCCATGCGACGCGCCGTGATCTGGGCTCTCAAATGCTATCAGCTGGCCATCTCGCCGCTTAAGCCCGCGTGTTGCCGGTTTGCGCCCTCCTGTTCCGCCTACGCCGTCGAAGCCGTGGAGCGCTTCGGCGTGGCTCGCGGCGGTCTGCTCACCCTCTGGCGGCTTCTGCGCTGCCACCCCCTGGCCCGTGGCGGGTACGATCCCGTGCCTGCCGTATTTCCGCATCTCCTGCGCGCTCCCTGGCGCGCTTCGCCATGACGGCGCATCCACACTTCGACGGGATATGAAGGACAATGGAAAACAAACGCGTAATTTTGGCCGTGGCCCTTTCTCTTGCCGTCCTGGTCGGCTGGAATTTCCTCTTCCCCCCCGCAAAGCAGGCGCCCAAGCCTGACGCCGCCGTCAGCCAGCAGGACGCTCCGGCCCAGTCCAGCCCGGCCGCGCCCGCCGCCAAGGCCGAAACCCTGGCCGCCTTCGCCCCCACCCCGGGCAAGAGAATCACCATCGACACGCCGCTGTATACCGCCGTCCTCAACTCCACCGGCGGCGTCCTCGAACAGTTCGCCCTCAAGAACTACCGCGAGACCATCAAGCCCGATTCGCCCCTGGTCAACCTCATCGACGACAAGGCCAAAGCCAAAGCCCCGCTGGGCATCATCTTAAACGGCTCCCCCACCTGGCAAAACGTCGATTGGTCGGCCGAAGGCGGGGATCTCAAGCTCGAAGCCGGCGCGGCCGGAACGGTGGTCCTGGCCGGCCGCATGGGCGACGTGGTCGTCAAACGCGAACTGACGTTTTCCGGCGACTCCTATATTATTGATGAAAAGTTCTCCCTGTCCAACAATGGCGGCGCGCCCCTGCGCAACCGTCTGTCCCTGACCGTGGCCGTGGACCGCCTCTCGGCTGCGGACGACTCCTACAACCCCACCCAGGCCGCCTTCTACGGCGCGTCGGGCCTTGACCTCGAAAGCGGC is from Solidesulfovibrio magneticus RS-1 and encodes:
- the yidD gene encoding membrane protein insertion efficiency factor YidD; translation: MRRAVIWALKCYQLAISPLKPACCRFAPSCSAYAVEAVERFGVARGGLLTLWRLLRCHPLARGGYDPVPAVFPHLLRAPWRASP